In the genome of Bacillus sp. S3, one region contains:
- a CDS encoding putative selenate ABC transporter substrate-binding protein produces the protein MKKWLSVLLLAILVFSLTACGSQKDEKASEGKKETTTNEVFKIGAIPDQNAADLDKGMTAVAKYLSDQTGLKVEFVPSVDYAALVTGFQRGEIHMAWFGGLTSVQARNLVPDAESIVQRPRDAEFHSVFITQASENFTKLEDIKGKSFTFGSESSTSGHLMPRYFLSEAGINPDQDFDGKPNYSGSHDATYKLVESGAFKAGALNEAVWESAVKEGKVDTSKVKVFYTTPSYFDYNWTINSNVDDVFGKGSKEKVKEALLSITGEQKDIADLFQTDSFVETNNDNYKKIEQVAKELKIIK, from the coding sequence ATGAAGAAATGGCTTTCTGTTTTATTATTAGCTATTCTTGTCTTCTCCTTAACTGCATGTGGCAGCCAAAAGGATGAAAAAGCAAGTGAAGGAAAAAAAGAAACAACCACTAACGAAGTGTTTAAAATCGGAGCAATTCCTGACCAGAATGCTGCAGATCTTGATAAAGGAATGACGGCTGTTGCCAAATATCTAAGCGACCAGACGGGATTAAAGGTGGAATTTGTTCCTTCCGTTGACTATGCAGCACTAGTTACAGGTTTCCAGCGTGGAGAAATTCACATGGCCTGGTTCGGCGGCTTAACAAGTGTACAGGCGAGAAACCTTGTCCCAGATGCTGAATCAATTGTCCAGCGGCCACGTGATGCTGAGTTCCATTCCGTCTTTATTACACAGGCCTCAGAAAACTTCACAAAGCTTGAAGATATTAAAGGCAAATCGTTTACGTTTGGTAGTGAAAGCTCTACTTCCGGCCATTTAATGCCGCGTTATTTTCTATCGGAAGCTGGTATAAACCCGGATCAAGACTTTGACGGCAAACCGAATTACTCTGGTTCCCATGATGCAACCTATAAACTAGTTGAATCTGGTGCCTTCAAAGCAGGCGCATTGAACGAAGCCGTTTGGGAATCGGCTGTTAAGGAAGGAAAAGTGGATACATCGAAAGTGAAAGTATTTTACACGACTCCCTCTTATTTTGATTATAACTGGACAATTAACAGCAATGTGGATGACGTATTTGGTAAAGGCTCCAAGGAAAAGGTAAAAGAAGCCCTTCTTTCCATCACTGGCGAGCAAAAAGACATTGCAGACTTATTCCAAACGGACAGTTTTGTTGAAACAAACAATGATAATTACAAAAAGATTGAACAAGTGGCAAAAGAATTAAAGATTATTAAGTAG
- a CDS encoding ABC-F family ATP-binding cassette domain-containing protein: protein MSLLNVENLSHTFGDRTLFKDVSFRLLAEDHVGLVGANGVGKSTLMNIITGQLIHDSGRVEWTPGVHYGYLDQHTVLTPGRTMRDVLRDAFLPLFEKEKELNEVTAQMADASPEELEVLLEKMGEIQDALDAGGFYSLDIKIEEAARGLGLDAIGLDRDVAALSGGQRTKVLLAKLLLEQPKVLLLDEPTNYLDVEHIRWLTSYLKDYPYAFILISHDTEFMNPVSNVIFQLEFSKLTRYTASYEKFLELAEINKNQHINAYEKQMEFIKKQEDFIAKNKARYSTTGRAKSRQKQLDRLERIDRPETAVKPTFGFKESRSSSRYVFEAKDLEIGYEQPLLPKMNVTLERGEKVAIIGCNGVGKSTLLKTMLGKIDPLNGKVERGDFLFPSYFEQEVKAGALTPIDDVWNAFPSMDQHQVRAALARCGLKNEHISRPMNQLSGGEQAKVRLCKLMMNESNWILFDEPTNHLDIDAKAELKRALKEYKGTVVLVCHEPDFYEDWVTKVWNVEEWSHLTV from the coding sequence ATGAGCCTGTTAAATGTTGAAAATTTATCACATACTTTCGGGGACCGTACTTTATTTAAAGACGTTTCCTTTCGATTATTAGCTGAAGACCATGTTGGACTTGTCGGTGCAAACGGCGTTGGTAAATCCACTTTAATGAATATTATTACAGGCCAATTAATTCATGACAGCGGTCGTGTAGAATGGACACCGGGCGTTCACTACGGCTACTTGGATCAGCATACTGTATTGACTCCGGGAAGGACCATGCGCGATGTACTCCGCGATGCCTTTCTCCCGCTTTTTGAAAAAGAAAAGGAATTAAATGAAGTAACAGCGCAAATGGCTGACGCTTCTCCTGAAGAACTTGAAGTTCTTTTAGAAAAAATGGGTGAAATTCAAGATGCTCTGGATGCCGGCGGCTTCTATTCACTTGATATCAAAATCGAAGAAGCAGCCCGCGGGTTAGGATTAGATGCCATCGGATTAGACCGTGATGTTGCGGCACTCAGCGGAGGTCAGCGGACAAAGGTCCTTCTGGCAAAGTTGCTTTTGGAACAGCCAAAGGTTCTATTACTCGATGAGCCGACCAACTATTTAGATGTGGAACATATTCGCTGGTTAACTTCTTATTTAAAAGATTATCCATATGCGTTTATTCTCATCTCCCATGATACGGAATTTATGAATCCAGTATCCAATGTCATTTTTCAATTAGAATTTTCAAAGCTGACCCGCTACACAGCCAGCTATGAGAAATTCCTGGAATTAGCGGAAATTAATAAGAATCAGCATATTAACGCCTATGAAAAACAAATGGAATTCATTAAAAAACAAGAAGATTTCATTGCAAAAAACAAAGCACGATATTCGACAACTGGCCGTGCCAAGAGTCGTCAAAAGCAGCTTGACCGTCTTGAAAGGATTGACCGGCCGGAAACGGCGGTAAAGCCAACGTTTGGTTTCAAAGAGTCACGCAGCAGCAGCCGATATGTTTTTGAAGCAAAGGATTTGGAAATCGGCTACGAACAGCCGCTCCTCCCGAAGATGAATGTGACACTTGAGCGCGGCGAAAAAGTTGCCATTATAGGCTGTAATGGTGTTGGTAAATCTACCCTGCTTAAAACAATGCTAGGTAAAATCGACCCATTAAACGGAAAAGTTGAACGCGGCGATTTCCTCTTCCCTTCTTATTTTGAACAAGAGGTAAAAGCAGGCGCATTGACACCGATTGATGATGTTTGGAATGCCTTCCCTTCGATGGATCAGCACCAAGTCCGTGCGGCTCTTGCCCGCTGCGGGTTGAAAAATGAACACATCTCCCGTCCAATGAACCAGTTGAGCGGTGGTGAGCAAGCAAAGGTCCGCCTTTGTAAGCTGATGATGAATGAAAGCAATTGGATATTATTCGATGAGCCGACCAATCACTTGGATATTGATGCAAAGGCAGAGTTAAAGCGTGCCCTTAAAGAATATAAAGGTACTGTCGTTTTAGTCTGCCATGAACCAGACTTTTATGAGGATTGGGTAACGAAGGTTTGGAATGTCGAAGAATGGTCACATCTAACTGTATAA
- a CDS encoding glycine C-acetyltransferase, producing the protein MSSNTLEQFLNENLEDLKGKGLYNVIDPLESPNGPVITINGKELINLSSNNYLGLATDDRLKKAAADALEKYGVGAGAVRTINGTLKLHVELEEKLAEFKHTEAAIAYQSGFNCNMAAISAVMDKNDAILSDELNHASIIDGCRLSKAKIIRVNHSDMEDLRAKAKEAKESGLYNKIMVITDGVFSMDGDIALLPEIVKIAEEFDLITYVDDAHGSGVLGDGAGTVKHFGLSDKIDFQIGTLSKAIGVVGGYVAGKKNLIDWLKVRSRPFLFSTSLTPADVAASKKSIELLMESTELNKKLWENGNYLKKGLKELGFNIGASETPITPCIIGDEGLTQQFSKRLNEEGVYAKSIVFPTVPKGTGRVRNMPTAAHTKEMLDQAIAIYEKVGKEMGIIS; encoded by the coding sequence GTGTCCAGTAACACTTTAGAGCAATTTTTAAATGAGAATCTTGAAGATTTAAAAGGAAAAGGTTTATACAATGTCATTGACCCGTTAGAAAGTCCAAATGGACCGGTCATTACGATTAATGGCAAAGAACTAATCAATCTTTCTTCAAATAACTATTTAGGTTTGGCAACAGACGACCGTCTCAAAAAAGCCGCTGCTGATGCGCTTGAAAAATATGGTGTGGGTGCAGGTGCAGTTCGTACCATTAACGGTACGCTTAAGCTGCATGTTGAATTGGAAGAAAAATTAGCTGAATTTAAACATACAGAAGCAGCGATTGCTTATCAATCTGGTTTCAATTGCAATATGGCGGCCATTTCCGCTGTCATGGATAAAAATGATGCGATTTTATCCGATGAATTAAACCATGCCTCTATTATCGATGGCTGCAGACTTTCTAAAGCAAAAATTATCCGTGTTAATCACTCCGATATGGAGGACCTGCGTGCGAAAGCAAAAGAAGCAAAGGAATCCGGTCTTTACAATAAGATTATGGTTATTACGGACGGCGTATTTTCGATGGATGGGGATATTGCTTTATTACCTGAAATCGTCAAAATTGCGGAGGAATTTGATCTCATTACGTATGTTGACGATGCTCATGGCTCCGGTGTCCTTGGTGATGGAGCTGGTACGGTAAAACATTTCGGATTGTCAGATAAAATCGATTTCCAAATCGGTACTTTATCAAAAGCAATTGGTGTAGTTGGCGGCTATGTTGCCGGCAAGAAGAACCTGATTGACTGGTTAAAGGTCCGCAGTCGTCCATTCCTATTCTCGACTTCCTTAACACCGGCAGATGTAGCTGCTAGTAAAAAATCCATTGAACTGTTAATGGAAAGTACGGAGCTTAACAAAAAGCTATGGGAAAATGGCAACTATTTGAAAAAGGGCTTAAAAGAATTAGGATTTAATATTGGCGCAAGTGAAACGCCTATTACACCATGTATTATTGGCGATGAAGGGCTTACGCAGCAATTTAGTAAGCGTCTCAATGAGGAAGGGGTATATGCCAAGTCCATCGTGTTCCCGACCGTTCCAAAGGGAACCGGACGTGTACGCAATATGCCGACTGCCGCACACACAAAAGAAATGCTTGACCAAGCGATCGCGATTTATGAAAAGGTCGGGAAAGAAATGGGCATCATTTCATAG
- a CDS encoding xanthine phosphoribosyltransferase, with product MKLLEDRIKKDGKVLSEQVLKVDSFLNHQIDPALMLEIGKEFAERFANEEITKIVTIESSGIAPAVMAGYYLNVPVVFARKRKSLTLNDDLLTASVHSFTKNETNEISISKKYVNENDRVLIIDDFLANGQAALGLIEIVQQSGAEVIGIGIVIEKSFQEGAQKLKEQGFRVESLARIASLKNGKATFINEKVEELV from the coding sequence ATGAAGTTATTAGAGGATAGAATTAAAAAGGACGGAAAGGTCCTATCAGAACAAGTGTTAAAGGTAGATTCGTTTTTAAACCATCAAATTGATCCTGCATTAATGCTGGAAATTGGAAAAGAGTTTGCAGAACGGTTTGCTAATGAAGAGATAACGAAAATAGTAACGATTGAATCTTCAGGGATTGCTCCTGCTGTAATGGCCGGATATTATTTGAATGTTCCCGTGGTTTTTGCGCGAAAAAGAAAATCCTTAACACTAAATGATGATTTATTGACTGCTAGTGTTCACTCATTTACTAAGAATGAAACGAATGAGATCTCCATCTCTAAAAAGTATGTAAATGAAAATGATCGTGTTCTTATCATTGATGATTTCCTAGCTAATGGACAAGCTGCCCTTGGGTTAATAGAAATAGTGCAGCAAAGCGGTGCCGAGGTGATCGGGATTGGGATTGTGATTGAAAAGTCATTTCAAGAAGGGGCGCAAAAGCTTAAAGAACAAGGATTTAGAGTGGAATCACTGGCAAGAATTGCCTCACTCAAAAATGGAAAAGCAACATTTATAAATGAAAAAGTGGAGGAATTGGTCTGA
- a CDS encoding phosphonate ABC transporter ATP-binding protein — protein MSSKNMIEAKNLIKHFERKIALSSLSFVIKQGELVALIGPSGAGKTTLLNSIAGLVPLSSGELLLDGQPLSAFKKGKIFAKKVGVIRQQFDLIGPLAVIHNVLAGKLAEWGTFKSLFSLLVPQEKELAIQALERVGLHGKAYEITSNLSGGEQQRVAMARLMVQKPEIILADEPVASLDPARADDILAMLTKIVTEEKQTLITSLHSVEYAKKYFTRIISMKNGEIFFDLPTEQVTDELLAELYQLKSGVKV, from the coding sequence ATGTCTTCAAAAAACATGATTGAAGCAAAAAATTTAATCAAACACTTTGAGCGGAAGATAGCCCTATCTTCCCTTTCTTTTGTTATAAAACAAGGGGAATTAGTGGCTTTGATTGGACCAAGCGGTGCCGGAAAAACGACGCTGCTTAATTCCATTGCCGGGCTAGTGCCCCTTTCTAGCGGTGAACTATTACTAGATGGCCAGCCCCTTTCCGCTTTTAAAAAAGGAAAAATTTTCGCGAAAAAAGTGGGTGTCATCCGCCAGCAATTCGATTTAATTGGACCACTTGCCGTCATTCACAATGTCCTTGCCGGAAAACTGGCGGAATGGGGAACGTTCAAATCACTCTTTTCATTGCTTGTTCCTCAGGAAAAAGAATTGGCGATCCAGGCATTGGAGCGGGTCGGTCTTCATGGCAAGGCATACGAGATCACATCGAACCTATCCGGCGGTGAGCAGCAGCGTGTGGCCATGGCTAGATTGATGGTGCAAAAGCCTGAAATCATTTTGGCTGATGAACCGGTTGCCTCTCTTGATCCAGCGCGAGCCGACGATATTTTGGCGATGTTAACAAAAATCGTAACTGAAGAAAAGCAGACATTAATCACAAGCTTGCATTCCGTTGAATATGCAAAAAAGTATTTTACCAGAATCATCTCGATGAAAAATGGGGAAATATTCTTTGATTTGCCGACAGAGCAGGTAACAGATGAGCTATTGGCAGAGCTCTATCAGCTTAAAAGCGGTGTGAAGGTATGA
- a CDS encoding PhnE/PtxC family ABC transporter permease: MKVVSFVRLHNRFILTLLLGAVFIWSLFSIKWNADLVHSGGIPTLLQIVDGLVQPDLSPEVLKLGFESAWITLAYAVVGMSLAVIYAFIVGILASGVLTSNKMTRIISKVFFRGILGFTRAIHELIWAWLFVAAIGLSPFAAIFALAIPYGGILGRIFADMLNDVSEEPIKALKSAGASKWQILIYGYLPLIWADMISYTMYRFECAIRSSAIMSFIGLGGLGYQIQLSLQDVKYDRVWAFVFFLIGLVIFVDIWSNFVRRALTERKKSSGFSPGWRSVSFTGLLIIGSWVYIHLAENAQFFELLSDKNLEAAKRFFGGLIGLTSEHPAFLDADNWAAALKLTLETLEMSIMAIGFATIAAFLTVVPAARSIANGQLTGAKKWYNWILYGVVRIFYIFSRSVPELVWAMMIIFIFKPGLLPGAIALALHNFGILGKLWAEVIEDMDSRPIRNLATAGASKIETLFYGILPTVLPKFLTYILYRWEVIMRTTIVVGFVGAGGLGMEFKLAMSFFDYTQITLLLLCYMILVIIADFASESTRKAVK, translated from the coding sequence ATGAAAGTAGTCTCATTCGTCCGCTTGCATAATCGTTTCATCCTTACACTCCTGTTGGGCGCTGTATTTATCTGGAGTCTCTTTTCTATCAAATGGAATGCCGATTTAGTTCATTCCGGCGGTATCCCCACACTTTTACAAATAGTAGATGGTCTCGTTCAACCGGATTTGTCTCCAGAGGTTTTAAAGCTTGGATTCGAATCAGCGTGGATTACTCTCGCCTATGCTGTTGTTGGAATGTCGCTTGCCGTTATCTATGCCTTCATCGTTGGGATCCTCGCATCAGGTGTGTTAACTTCCAATAAAATGACCCGAATCATTTCGAAGGTGTTTTTTAGAGGAATACTAGGATTTACCCGCGCGATTCATGAACTGATTTGGGCATGGCTTTTTGTAGCGGCTATTGGACTTTCCCCTTTTGCCGCTATTTTTGCGCTGGCCATTCCATACGGCGGCATACTTGGCCGAATTTTTGCGGATATGCTTAACGATGTATCCGAAGAGCCGATTAAAGCATTAAAATCAGCAGGGGCATCGAAATGGCAAATCCTTATCTACGGTTATCTCCCATTAATTTGGGCGGATATGATCAGCTATACCATGTACCGGTTTGAATGTGCAATCCGATCCTCCGCGATTATGAGTTTTATTGGACTTGGCGGACTGGGCTACCAAATTCAACTGTCACTCCAGGATGTAAAATATGACCGGGTATGGGCATTTGTTTTTTTCCTAATCGGACTGGTTATTTTCGTGGATATATGGAGTAATTTTGTACGCAGGGCCTTAACAGAACGGAAGAAATCCAGTGGATTCAGCCCTGGCTGGCGGTCAGTATCTTTTACCGGGCTGTTGATCATCGGCTCTTGGGTATACATTCACCTTGCTGAAAATGCACAATTTTTTGAATTACTATCAGATAAAAATCTCGAAGCTGCCAAGAGATTTTTTGGCGGGCTCATTGGTTTAACTAGCGAGCACCCCGCATTTCTTGACGCGGATAATTGGGCAGCTGCTTTAAAACTAACCCTTGAAACACTTGAAATGAGTATAATGGCAATAGGATTCGCGACCATTGCTGCCTTCCTAACAGTAGTGCCAGCCGCCAGAAGCATCGCCAATGGACAATTAACTGGGGCAAAGAAATGGTACAACTGGATTCTCTATGGTGTAGTGCGGATCTTTTACATTTTTTCAAGATCAGTTCCAGAGCTTGTCTGGGCGATGATGATCATTTTTATTTTCAAACCTGGGCTGTTACCTGGAGCCATAGCCCTTGCCCTTCACAATTTCGGGATCCTCGGAAAGCTATGGGCCGAGGTCATCGAAGATATGGACTCCCGCCCAATCCGAAATTTAGCTACAGCGGGTGCTTCTAAAATAGAAACTCTATTCTATGGCATCCTTCCTACTGTATTGCCGAAGTTTCTTACGTATATCCTCTACCGCTGGGAAGTCATTATGCGGACAACGATTGTCGTTGGATTTGTAGGTGCAGGCGGTCTGGGAATGGAATTTAAGCTCGCGATGAGCTTTTTCGATTACACGCAAATCACCTTGCTACTCTTATGTTACATGATTCTGGTGATCATTGCCGATTTTGCATCAGAAAGTACCAGAAAAGCAGTGAAATAA
- a CDS encoding spore germination protein: MTVNRDGVRIGTVSGGIVNFGGAEIIAPISITKTTRGAGEDNTGTVTSILDLISRSIK; the protein is encoded by the coding sequence TTGACTGTTAATCGCGATGGTGTTAGGATTGGGACCGTTTCCGGCGGTATTGTTAACTTTGGGGGAGCCGAAATTATTGCTCCGATATCCATTACCAAAACAACCAGAGGAGCAGGTGAGGATAATACAGGTACAGTGACAAGTATATTAGACTTAATCAGCCGGAGCATAAAATAA
- a CDS encoding nucleobase:cation symporter-2 family protein codes for MKGQPMKTASLGIQHVLAMYAGAVIVPLIIGGALGLSSKQLAYLVSLDILTSGIATLLQVWQNRYFGIGLPIVLGCTFTAVGPIIAIGGQYGLSAIYGSILVSGIIVMLIATFFGKFIRFFPPVVTGSVVTIIGTTLIPVAMNNVAGGQGSPDFGSISNIALAFGTLLFIIILYRFSKGFIRAISILLGLIGGTIAAFLMGKVDFTAVGEASWFHLVTPLHFAVPSFELAPIITMTLVAIVSLVESTGVYFALSDITGKKLTENDLVKGYRSEGLASVIGAFFNSFPYTTYSQNVGLVQFSGVKDKKVIYTAAGILIFLGLVPKIAALTTVIPTAVLGGAMVAMFGMVIASGIKMLSKVDFSSQENLLIIACSVGVGLGVTTVPDLFAQLPESIKILTNSGIVAGSFTAIFLNIVFNVAKPMKKSQTTQSLKVS; via the coding sequence ATGAAAGGACAACCAATGAAAACAGCCTCATTAGGGATTCAACATGTATTAGCTATGTATGCAGGGGCTGTGATCGTCCCTCTCATCATTGGCGGTGCATTGGGTCTCTCTAGTAAACAATTAGCCTATTTAGTTTCGTTAGATATACTCACAAGCGGCATCGCCACATTGCTTCAGGTTTGGCAAAATCGTTATTTTGGGATTGGCCTTCCCATTGTGCTTGGCTGTACGTTTACCGCTGTAGGACCAATCATTGCTATAGGCGGGCAATATGGTCTTTCCGCTATTTATGGTTCGATTCTAGTCTCTGGAATAATTGTGATGTTGATTGCAACCTTTTTTGGAAAGTTCATTCGTTTCTTTCCACCGGTTGTGACAGGTTCTGTCGTAACGATAATTGGTACTACCCTTATTCCAGTTGCCATGAATAATGTAGCTGGCGGTCAAGGCAGCCCTGACTTTGGATCGATTTCCAATATTGCCCTTGCGTTTGGTACATTATTGTTCATAATTATCCTTTATCGATTTTCAAAAGGATTCATTCGTGCCATTTCCATCTTACTTGGGTTAATTGGCGGCACAATCGCAGCATTTTTAATGGGAAAGGTAGATTTTACCGCTGTTGGCGAAGCTTCTTGGTTCCATCTGGTCACCCCGTTACATTTTGCCGTACCATCATTCGAATTGGCTCCGATTATTACGATGACGCTTGTGGCGATCGTGAGTCTCGTAGAATCAACAGGTGTCTACTTTGCTTTAAGTGATATTACAGGCAAAAAGCTTACGGAAAATGATTTGGTAAAAGGATATCGTTCAGAAGGTCTGGCTAGCGTCATTGGGGCATTTTTTAATTCATTCCCATATACCACCTACTCGCAAAATGTAGGGCTTGTCCAATTTTCTGGTGTCAAAGATAAAAAGGTTATATATACAGCGGCTGGAATCTTGATATTCTTAGGATTAGTTCCAAAAATCGCTGCTTTAACAACCGTGATTCCTACTGCTGTTCTTGGCGGTGCCATGGTCGCTATGTTTGGAATGGTCATTGCTTCCGGAATTAAAATGCTCAGTAAAGTCGATTTTTCATCCCAAGAAAACCTTTTAATCATCGCATGTTCTGTGGGAGTCGGATTAGGTGTTACCACCGTTCCGGATTTATTTGCACAGCTTCCGGAAAGTATCAAAATCCTGACAAATAGCGGGATTGTAGCAGGCAGTTTCACGGCCATTTTTCTAAACATTGTCTTCAATGTCGCAAAACCAATGAAGAAAAGTCAAACGACTCAAAGTTTAAAGGTATCCTAA
- a CDS encoding NAD(P)H-dependent flavin oxidoreductase, with protein sequence MKKSIPEDWWYQLRLPVIAAPMFLVSGTELVKNCCLNGVIGSFPAPNARPIEVLDQWMGQLNQELEKARENDPHRKIAPWAMNMVVHSSYSRLQDELALIKKHKPQLVITSLGSPKHVVDIVHEYGGFVFSDVSDLKFAKKAAEAGVDGLILVASGAGGHAGQINSFAFVDMVRTFWDGIIVLAGSISTGKSILAAQAAGADLAYMGTRFIVATESMANQDYREMLVEATQDDIILTDAFSGINANMLKPSIKKAGLDPDQLMKKENVNFDDMQKETNAKAWRDIWSAGHGVGAIDRIESTADIINRLEAEYEEALQSIINNAGKLSTIQIN encoded by the coding sequence ATGAAAAAATCAATACCTGAAGATTGGTGGTATCAGTTGAGGTTACCTGTTATTGCAGCTCCAATGTTTTTAGTGTCAGGCACCGAGCTTGTTAAAAATTGCTGTTTAAATGGCGTGATTGGTTCATTCCCGGCTCCAAATGCAAGACCGATTGAGGTTCTGGATCAATGGATGGGCCAATTGAATCAAGAACTTGAAAAGGCACGCGAAAACGACCCTCACCGTAAAATTGCACCATGGGCCATGAATATGGTAGTACATAGCTCCTATAGCCGTCTGCAAGATGAACTGGCTTTAATCAAGAAACACAAACCTCAGTTAGTCATTACTTCATTGGGAAGTCCCAAACACGTTGTCGACATTGTCCATGAATATGGAGGTTTCGTTTTCTCGGATGTCAGCGATCTGAAATTTGCTAAAAAGGCGGCAGAGGCAGGAGTCGATGGTCTCATTTTAGTAGCAAGTGGTGCCGGGGGACATGCTGGGCAAATAAATAGTTTTGCTTTTGTTGATATGGTCCGGACATTCTGGGATGGAATTATTGTCCTGGCAGGTTCAATTTCAACTGGCAAGAGCATATTAGCAGCACAAGCTGCGGGAGCAGATCTTGCTTACATGGGAACAAGATTTATTGTCGCGACTGAAAGTATGGCTAATCAGGATTATCGTGAAATGCTTGTCGAGGCAACCCAGGATGATATCATTTTAACAGATGCGTTTTCCGGAATAAACGCAAACATGCTGAAACCTAGTATTAAAAAAGCGGGTCTTGACCCTGATCAATTGATGAAGAAAGAAAATGTTAACTTTGACGATATGCAAAAGGAAACAAATGCAAAGGCGTGGAGGGATATCTGGTCCGCTGGCCATGGTGTAGGTGCCATTGATCGAATTGAATCAACGGCCGATATCATTAACCGATTGGAAGCAGAGTATGAAGAGGCACTCCAATCCATTATTAATAATGCAGGGAAATTAAGCACCATTCAGATTAATTAA
- a CDS encoding response regulator transcription factor, with protein sequence MIIEDDEKISQIMYEHLKKWKFHPFAANDFETLEQQFLTLKPDLVLLDINLPVYDGFYWCHKFRQLSKVPIIFISSRTENMDIVMAMNMGGDDFIQKPFSLEVLTAKINAILRRTYTYQKGNHDYIEHKGLILNMNKGSITYLDFELDLTKNEYQILFLLMKKKETIVTRDEIMQALWESENFIDDNTLTVNIARLRRKLEELGLTDFIETKKRQGYIIP encoded by the coding sequence ATGATTATTGAAGACGATGAAAAAATTAGTCAGATCATGTATGAGCATCTTAAAAAGTGGAAATTTCATCCCTTTGCTGCCAATGACTTTGAGACTCTCGAGCAACAATTCCTAACATTGAAGCCGGATTTAGTTTTGCTAGATATTAATCTGCCAGTCTATGATGGCTTTTATTGGTGTCATAAATTCCGGCAGCTCTCAAAGGTTCCGATCATCTTTATTTCTTCACGTACGGAAAATATGGACATTGTGATGGCAATGAATATGGGAGGAGATGATTTTATCCAAAAACCATTTTCTCTTGAGGTACTGACGGCCAAAATTAATGCCATTTTAAGGAGAACCTACACATACCAAAAAGGGAATCATGATTATATCGAACACAAAGGATTAATTCTAAATATGAATAAAGGTAGTATCACCTATTTGGACTTTGAACTTGATTTAACCAAAAATGAATATCAAATATTATTTTTACTTATGAAAAAGAAAGAAACGATTGTGACCAGGGATGAAATCATGCAGGCACTGTGGGAAAGTGAAAATTTTATCGATGATAATACGTTAACGGTTAACATTGCCAGACTAAGAAGGAAATTAGAGGAATTGGGGCTCACGGATTTCATCGAAACAAAAAAACGGCAAGGATACATCATTCCATGA